A genomic segment from Candidatus Leptovillus gracilis encodes:
- a CDS encoding GAF domain-containing protein — MNFDDLKQEIELLKAENATLTARAARLGRVEHTLNAILKGTAWATGHDSFVSLVQHLAETLAARYALVGEITGHNKELIQTIAYWQDGRLRQNIQYEIAGSPCAAVLENGIQYYTSDVWRLFPEDKGLNEKQIECYIGAPLFGADGQPSGVLVVFHDQLIDSTVDSVSVMNLFAAQAATELERKRAAEMERTQRELAEALHEIGLALSASLDVEVVLDLLLEQLGRVVPYDSANVIEVQNGQTFVVRARGYEQFSIFLDTAQRPRARDVADALTWQKVIETKRPLVIPDIKQSNLWLDSASTPHIGSWASAPVLIGGEVAAFLSINKLEPDFYNDEHGQRLAAFAAQAALALQNARLFAAATGRTEALRLTGDVLRALNAASNIQDAFPALVRSLKAATNCQRVTLAQMDETREWAYFIALHDDKNQFDSAFRLHISQSAATEDLLHGRVHIVPDISQELDYLAAQLLYKEGYRAYIALPLLVNEATQGVLTLSWDQTGAFEQVRLPLVQQIANVIALGLERSQLFAKTHARTQELNLLNKVISAAASGQTEETVLQILCQEIAHYLSASHVTLVELDKSMTTGRVMAQYLSPDHKSLTGRVLELMTDSALLTAVVQTQTPFVVPDLSQFPLSPGMAHLVEIYRLMSALLVPISLRGSLVGIMGIGSETRHVFTNEEIRLTQTVCEELGRILETARLYDQLRTHAAELEERVAERTSELAEANEQLKELDALKSQFVSDVSHELRTPVTNLKLYLDLLEHKGSELLPKYLPILQKQADRLGQLIQDILDLSRLDIRPNNLPGFQLVDLNAIAQDVVIAHQPRADIAGLQMVFTPCPDLPLIWGERNQLAQVITNLLSNAINYTKQGRIEVKIAPTANQQQVCLAVKDTGIGIDADDVVYLFNRFYRGKQARQSNIPGTGLGLAIAQEIVRLHGGHIEVFSAINQGSTLSVFLPMQT, encoded by the coding sequence ATGAATTTTGATGACCTGAAGCAAGAAATCGAGCTGTTGAAAGCAGAGAATGCGACATTGACCGCGCGAGCAGCCCGGCTTGGCCGGGTTGAACATACGCTGAATGCTATCCTAAAAGGCACAGCATGGGCAACCGGTCATGATTCTTTTGTTTCCCTGGTACAACATCTGGCCGAAACGCTGGCGGCCCGGTATGCGTTGGTAGGCGAGATAACCGGCCATAACAAAGAGCTGATTCAAACGATTGCCTATTGGCAAGACGGCCGTCTGCGGCAAAATATCCAATACGAGATTGCCGGCAGCCCTTGCGCCGCAGTGCTGGAAAACGGGATACAGTATTACACCTCAGATGTCTGGCGATTGTTCCCCGAAGACAAAGGATTAAACGAGAAACAGATCGAGTGTTACATTGGCGCGCCGCTGTTCGGCGCCGATGGGCAGCCATCAGGAGTTCTGGTCGTCTTCCACGACCAGCTCATAGACAGCACCGTTGATTCCGTCTCGGTCATGAATCTGTTTGCTGCGCAAGCCGCGACCGAGTTAGAACGTAAGCGAGCCGCAGAGATGGAACGCACACAACGCGAACTGGCTGAAGCCCTACACGAAATCGGCCTGGCGTTGAGCGCATCACTGGATGTTGAAGTGGTGCTGGATTTGCTGCTGGAACAGCTCGGCCGGGTTGTACCTTATGATTCGGCGAACGTTATCGAAGTGCAGAATGGGCAAACGTTTGTTGTGCGGGCGCGTGGTTACGAGCAGTTCAGCATTTTTTTGGATACTGCCCAACGGCCGCGCGCTAGAGACGTGGCCGACGCGCTGACCTGGCAGAAAGTGATTGAGACAAAACGGCCGTTAGTCATCCCAGACATCAAGCAGAGCAATTTGTGGCTCGACAGCGCTTCCACCCCACACATTGGCTCTTGGGCCAGCGCTCCTGTACTGATTGGCGGCGAAGTAGCAGCCTTTTTATCCATCAACAAACTTGAACCTGATTTTTACAACGACGAACATGGGCAGCGTTTAGCGGCGTTTGCCGCCCAGGCCGCGCTGGCTCTGCAGAATGCCCGGCTGTTTGCTGCGGCCACCGGGCGCACCGAAGCGCTGCGATTGACAGGCGACGTGCTGCGGGCGCTCAACGCAGCTTCCAACATTCAGGATGCGTTCCCTGCCCTGGTGAGGAGTCTGAAAGCCGCTACCAACTGCCAACGGGTCACGTTGGCGCAAATGGATGAAACGCGGGAGTGGGCCTATTTTATTGCGCTGCATGATGACAAGAATCAATTTGACTCAGCTTTTCGTCTGCACATTTCGCAGTCGGCGGCCACTGAGGATTTATTGCACGGCCGTGTCCACATCGTGCCCGACATCAGCCAAGAATTAGACTATCTGGCTGCTCAATTATTGTACAAAGAGGGGTATCGGGCCTATATAGCCCTGCCGCTGCTGGTTAATGAGGCTACCCAAGGAGTTCTGACATTAAGTTGGGACCAGACAGGCGCGTTTGAACAAGTCAGACTGCCTCTGGTTCAGCAAATCGCCAATGTCATTGCCCTGGGGCTGGAACGAAGCCAATTGTTTGCCAAAACCCACGCCCGAACCCAAGAATTGAATCTGCTCAACAAAGTCATTTCTGCCGCCGCTTCCGGGCAGACAGAAGAAACCGTGCTGCAAATACTTTGCCAGGAAATTGCCCACTATTTATCGGCAAGCCACGTCACGTTGGTGGAGTTAGACAAGTCCATGACAACTGGGCGGGTGATGGCCCAATATCTTAGCCCCGATCACAAATCGCTTACCGGCCGGGTTTTAGAGCTAATGACAGACAGCGCATTGTTAACGGCCGTTGTGCAAACCCAAACGCCCTTTGTTGTCCCGGATTTGAGCCAATTCCCCCTTAGTCCTGGCATGGCCCACCTGGTCGAAATCTACCGCCTCATGTCGGCTTTACTCGTTCCTATTTCGCTGCGGGGCAGCCTTGTTGGCATTATGGGCATCGGTTCCGAGACGAGACATGTTTTCACCAACGAAGAAATCCGCCTGACCCAAACCGTTTGCGAAGAATTAGGCCGCATTCTGGAAACGGCACGCTTGTACGACCAGTTACGCACCCACGCCGCTGAATTGGAAGAGCGGGTAGCGGAACGCACCAGCGAATTGGCCGAAGCCAATGAGCAGCTCAAAGAGCTAGACGCTCTCAAGTCCCAGTTTGTGTCCGACGTTTCCCACGAACTGCGTACACCGGTAACCAATCTGAAGCTGTATCTCGATCTTCTGGAACACAAAGGCAGCGAGCTTTTGCCCAAATACCTGCCTATTTTACAAAAACAGGCTGACCGCTTGGGTCAGCTTATCCAGGATATTTTAGATCTTTCCCGGCTAGACATTCGCCCCAACAACCTGCCTGGCTTCCAATTGGTAGACCTGAACGCCATTGCTCAGGACGTTGTCATCGCCCATCAGCCGCGCGCCGACATTGCCGGCTTACAGATGGTTTTTACACCCTGTCCCGACCTGCCACTCATTTGGGGCGAGCGCAATCAACTGGCGCAGGTGATCACCAATCTATTGTCTAACGCCATCAATTACACCAAACAGGGCCGCATAGAGGTAAAAATTGCGCCCACCGCCAATCAGCAGCAGGTCTGTCTGGCCGTTAAAGATACCGGCATCGGGATTGACGCCGATGATGTGGTCTATTTGTTTAACCGGTTTTACCGGGGCAAGCAGGCCCGACAATCTAATATTCCTGGAACCGGGTTGGGCCTAGCAATTGCCCAGGAAATCGTCCGGCTGCATGGTGGGCATATTGAAGTATTTAGCGCCATCAACCAGGGTTCCACACTCAGCGTTTTTCTACCGATGCAGACCTGA